From the genome of Monomorium pharaonis isolate MP-MQ-018 chromosome 2, ASM1337386v2, whole genome shotgun sequence, one region includes:
- the LOC105839776 gene encoding uncharacterized protein LOC105839776: MSELFTTFTFVSAQVCYMYLGNYGGQIITDHYAEIFNATYDSYWYTAPLRAQKSLLFVMQRTSRNFAFVFGIFVVSLKGFSTLASMAVSYFTVIYSILSG; encoded by the exons ATGAGTGAATTGTTTACAACCTTTACCTTTGTTTCCGCACAAGTCTGTTATATGTATTTAGGAAATTATGGTGGACAAATAATTACGGATCACTATGCCGAGATATTTAATGCGAC TTATGATTCATACTGGTATACGGCACCATTACGTGCACAAAAATCATTATTGTTCGTAATGCAAAGAACATCAAGAAACTTTGCTTTCGTTTTTGGAATATTTGTAGTCTCGCTAAAAGGTTTTTCTACG CTTGCGAGTATGGCAGTATCTTATTTTACGGTAATCTATTCTATTCTTTCGggataa